A part of Agrobacterium vitis genomic DNA contains:
- the hisG gene encoding ATP phosphoribosyltransferase — protein sequence MTITIGLPSKGRMKEDASAIFARAGLTITAVGNDRSYRGRVEGQDIEIAYLSASEISREIGNGTVDFGVTGEDLIREELADADKRVEIAARLGFGHADVVVAVPDIWLDVDSMADLGDVAQEFRARHGRRLAIATKYWRLTQQFFSRQHGIQLYRIVESLGATEGAPAAGQADIIVDITSTGSTLKANHLKVLGDGVILRSQACLVRARKPEHEGNTQIARIIDAVRAAL from the coding sequence ATGACAATTACCATCGGATTGCCCTCCAAGGGCCGGATGAAGGAAGACGCCTCGGCGATTTTTGCCCGAGCCGGGCTGACCATTACCGCTGTCGGCAATGACCGCTCCTATCGCGGCCGGGTCGAAGGCCAGGATATCGAGATCGCCTATCTCTCCGCCTCGGAAATTTCCCGCGAGATCGGCAATGGCACGGTTGATTTCGGCGTCACTGGCGAGGACCTGATCCGCGAAGAGCTGGCGGATGCCGATAAGCGAGTGGAAATCGCCGCGCGGCTCGGCTTTGGCCACGCCGATGTGGTGGTGGCCGTACCGGATATCTGGCTGGATGTGGACAGCATGGCCGATCTTGGCGATGTGGCGCAGGAATTTCGCGCCCGCCATGGCCGAAGGCTGGCGATAGCCACCAAATACTGGCGCCTGACCCAGCAGTTCTTCTCCCGTCAGCACGGTATCCAGCTCTACCGGATCGTCGAAAGCCTGGGCGCTACCGAAGGCGCACCCGCCGCTGGCCAGGCCGACATTATCGTCGACATCACCTCTACTGGCTCGACGCTGAAAGCCAACCACCTGAAAGTGCTGGGTGATGGTGTCATCCTGCGTTCGCAGGCCTGCCTGGTGCGCGCCCGCAAACCAGAGCATGAAGGCAACACTCAGATTGCCAGAATCATCGACGCAGTCCGCGCCGCCCTGTAA
- a CDS encoding ATP phosphoribosyltransferase regulatory subunit has protein sequence MPLINMPDFAGALLDDFAARGAARVDTPVIQPAEPFLDMAGEDLRRRIFLTESETGESLCLRPEFTIPVCLSHIENATGTPKRYAYLGEVFRQRREGGNEFYQAGIEDLGEPATARADARAVNDAIGILHKLLPGRPLTVMLGDQAVFEAVVKTLGLPSGWQRRLIQAFGDSTHLDQLLKTLASPQTAHGLDPAVEALLSSGDEAGLIAHLDRTMEDTGYSTNASRSPREIAARLKEKRALAETRLDGAALLLLREFLSLELPLSEAAAALAGFADAAGLSLGAALDGFEARIAALANLGVDLSRITYRAAFGRPLDYYTGLVFEVALSGEAAVLAGGGRFDRLLTLLGAKHTIPAVGFSLWLDRIELARAR, from the coding sequence ATGCCTCTGATCAATATGCCGGATTTCGCCGGTGCACTTCTTGATGATTTTGCCGCGCGTGGCGCAGCAAGGGTCGATACACCGGTTATCCAGCCCGCTGAGCCGTTTCTGGATATGGCGGGCGAGGATTTGCGCCGCCGGATTTTCCTCACGGAAAGCGAGACTGGCGAAAGCCTGTGTCTGCGACCGGAATTCACCATTCCCGTCTGCCTCAGCCATATCGAAAACGCCACTGGCACACCAAAACGCTACGCCTATCTGGGCGAAGTGTTTCGCCAGCGTCGTGAAGGTGGCAATGAATTCTATCAGGCCGGTATCGAAGATCTGGGCGAGCCTGCCACAGCCCGCGCCGATGCCCGCGCCGTTAATGATGCGATTGGCATTCTGCACAAGCTGCTGCCCGGACGGCCCCTGACTGTAATGCTCGGCGATCAGGCGGTGTTTGAGGCGGTGGTAAAGACACTGGGCCTGCCCTCCGGCTGGCAAAGACGGCTGATACAGGCTTTTGGCGACAGCACCCATCTCGATCAATTGTTGAAAACCCTGGCCAGCCCGCAAACGGCGCATGGTCTCGATCCGGCTGTGGAAGCGCTGCTATCGTCGGGCGACGAAGCCGGGCTGATTGCCCATCTCGACCGAACCATGGAAGACACCGGCTACTCCACCAATGCCAGCCGTAGCCCCCGCGAAATTGCCGCACGGCTGAAGGAAAAGCGGGCGCTGGCCGAAACCCGGCTGGATGGCGCCGCCCTGTTGCTGCTGCGGGAATTCCTGTCGCTGGAATTGCCGCTGAGCGAAGCCGCCGCTGCACTGGCGGGCTTTGCCGATGCGGCGGGCCTGTCGCTGGGTGCGGCTCTTGACGGGTTTGAGGCACGGATCGCCGCACTTGCCAACCTTGGTGTCGACCTCTCCCGGATTACGTATCGCGCCGCCTTTGGCCGGCCACTGGATTATTATACCGGTCTGGTGTTTGAAGTGGCGCTTTCCGGCGAAGCCGCCGTTCTGGCCGGTGGCGGTCGGTTCGACCGGCTGTTGACGCTGCTCGGTGCAAAACACACCATTCCCGCCGTCGGCTTTTCACTCTGGCTGGACCGTATTGAACTGGCGAGGGCGCGCTGA
- a CDS encoding protein kinase, translated as MADYNLWADLFDTWQSSSDWIKALVIVTPPVFAISVLALLLCYRRERPGNPPQAAIYQPPQHPAESAEIIDITILDTATNLQTRLEEARRALLPQIRTLPDSEELGRRTIRQQIEQIILEEYHRRSDPADALERVRQFLRQHQPQQKDGRQTEDRL; from the coding sequence ATGGCCGATTACAACCTCTGGGCCGATCTTTTCGATACGTGGCAATCCTCATCCGATTGGATCAAGGCACTGGTCATCGTGACGCCGCCGGTTTTTGCGATCAGCGTCTTGGCGCTGCTGCTGTGCTACAGGCGGGAGAGACCGGGAAACCCACCCCAAGCCGCAATTTACCAACCGCCACAGCACCCGGCAGAATCTGCCGAGATAATCGACATCACCATCCTCGACACGGCAACGAACCTTCAAACCCGGCTAGAGGAAGCCCGCCGCGCTCTGCTGCCACAGATCCGCACCCTGCCCGATAGTGAAGAATTGGGACGCCGCACCATCCGTCAGCAAATCGAACAGATCATTCTCGAAGAATACCACCGCCGGTCCGATCCGGCTGACGCCCTTGAGCGCGTGCGACAATTCCTGAGACAACACCAGCCTCAGCAGAAAGACGGACGCCAAACTGAGGATCGACTGTGA
- a CDS encoding endonuclease domain-containing protein translates to MPHFDVPVRNRQNARQMRKAMTDAELKFWNAVRAHRLMGLSFRRQMPIHGYIADFACSEYKLIVEIDGATHSEDHQIHKDVRRDQMLSSLGWTTLRVTNEDVTRRLDEVCSHIIRLVETLR, encoded by the coding sequence ATGCCGCATTTTGATGTTCCAGTACGCAATCGGCAAAATGCGCGGCAGATGCGCAAGGCTATGACCGATGCCGAGTTGAAATTCTGGAACGCGGTGCGGGCGCATCGGTTGATGGGATTGAGCTTTCGTCGGCAAATGCCAATTCACGGCTATATCGCCGATTTCGCCTGCTCGGAATATAAGTTGATCGTAGAGATCGACGGCGCAACCCATAGCGAGGACCACCAGATTCACAAGGACGTACGACGGGATCAGATGCTGTCGTCGCTTGGCTGGACAACCCTTCGTGTCACCAACGAGGACGTTACACGTCGGCTCGATGAGGTCTGCTCTCATATCATTCGCTTGGTTGAGACACTGCGGTGA
- a CDS encoding glycosyltransferase family 4 protein — MHFLFLDTSGIDYDPETPLQKPLGGTQSAIAYLSEELVKAGATVTLMNNPSRERVVKGVRLVESSTIGREGFGQFDIVVVVSVALGIKFRQVVPKHVPMVLYCHHAADQVSVSTLRNAEERAVWDAFVMVSNWQVNDYATAFGLEPTRAAVIGNAVSPAFLERPLQPAWFEIGAPPVLTYTSTPFRGLDILLLAFPSIRTRVSGAELKIFSGIKIYTADGQNDPNAYLYEVARSLAGVTYHDSVSQKKLADVMGNAAALTYPSTFAETFCIAAVEALASGADVLTTRLGALPEVLNGLGQFMDMAPSYRQLAQNYIEFASEALAAMKRDPSAAAARRQERTDYVRTHFTWARRAQQWLDLAGQLKGRKG, encoded by the coding sequence ATGCATTTTCTGTTTCTGGATACGAGTGGCATCGATTACGATCCGGAAACGCCTCTGCAAAAGCCACTCGGCGGCACGCAATCCGCCATTGCCTATCTTTCCGAGGAATTGGTCAAGGCTGGTGCCACGGTGACCCTGATGAACAATCCAAGCCGTGAGCGGGTGGTCAAGGGTGTTCGGCTGGTGGAAAGTAGCACCATTGGGCGTGAGGGTTTCGGCCAGTTCGATATTGTCGTCGTGGTATCGGTGGCGTTGGGCATCAAATTTCGTCAGGTCGTTCCCAAGCATGTTCCTATGGTGCTTTATTGCCATCACGCTGCCGATCAGGTGTCGGTTTCGACCTTGCGGAATGCGGAGGAGCGGGCAGTTTGGGACGCCTTTGTCATGGTGAGCAATTGGCAGGTCAACGATTATGCCACGGCCTTTGGCCTTGAACCAACGCGGGCCGCGGTGATCGGCAATGCAGTATCTCCTGCTTTTCTGGAGCGTCCCTTGCAACCGGCATGGTTTGAGATCGGCGCTCCGCCAGTCCTGACCTATACCAGCACACCCTTTCGCGGATTGGACATTCTACTGTTAGCTTTTCCATCCATTCGCACCCGGGTGTCAGGGGCAGAGCTTAAAATTTTCTCGGGCATAAAGATTTATACAGCTGATGGTCAGAATGACCCCAATGCCTATCTCTATGAAGTTGCACGCAGCCTAGCGGGCGTGACCTACCACGATTCGGTTTCGCAGAAAAAACTGGCTGATGTCATGGGGAATGCAGCTGCTTTGACTTATCCATCGACATTCGCGGAAACATTTTGCATAGCCGCTGTCGAAGCCTTGGCCAGCGGGGCGGATGTGCTGACGACGCGACTTGGTGCGCTACCGGAAGTTCTAAATGGACTCGGCCAGTTCATGGATATGGCGCCATCCTACCGGCAGCTCGCGCAGAACTATATCGAATTTGCCAGTGAGGCCTTGGCGGCAATGAAGCGAGATCCGTCCGCTGCGGCGGCACGACGCCAGGAGCGGACGGACTATGTCCGTACCCACTTCACCTGGGCGCGCCGGGCGCAGCAATGGCTGGATCTGGCAGGCCAGCTCAAGGGCCGGAAGGGCTGA
- the copM gene encoding CopM family metallochaperone → MVKTIFLVASLLLATTAAYADDTMKGMDHSMPSTTLNAPSSKAFTAANARMHKAMAMPMTGNADVDFVRGMIAHHQGAIDMAKVELQYGKDEKIRKLAEEIIKAQQGEIAMMQQWLDMHGK, encoded by the coding sequence ATGGTCAAAACCATATTTCTTGTTGCAAGCCTGTTGCTTGCCACCACTGCCGCTTATGCCGACGACACCATGAAAGGCATGGACCACTCCATGCCCTCTACCACGTTGAACGCGCCATCCAGCAAGGCTTTTACAGCCGCCAATGCCAGAATGCACAAGGCCATGGCCATGCCGATGACCGGCAACGCCGATGTGGATTTCGTGCGCGGCATGATTGCTCACCACCAAGGCGCTATCGACATGGCCAAGGTAGAGTTGCAATATGGCAAGGACGAAAAGATCCGCAAGCTGGCCGAAGAGATCATCAAGGCGCAGCAGGGCGAAATTGCCATGATGCAGCAATGGCTTGATATGCACGGCAAATAA
- a CDS encoding HAD family hydrolase, with protein sequence MTRTLTTIGLDADDTLWQNEQFYRLTEEHFRSLLTDYAESSMISERLLEAEKRNLAHYGFGIKGFTLSMIETALDITEGRAPGTVIGEILAIGRDLLSHPVETLPGVRDVLEALAGQYFLVMITKGDLFDQERKLAQSGLGDFFDAVEIVSDKNATTYRRLFSKHGDEPERSMMVGNSLKSDIVPALAVGAWGVFVPHELTWVFEHVEKPLDAPRFRELPEISALPEMVASIG encoded by the coding sequence ATGACGCGGACGCTGACCACCATTGGCCTCGATGCCGACGATACGCTCTGGCAAAACGAGCAATTCTACCGGCTGACGGAAGAGCATTTCCGGTCGCTGCTGACTGATTATGCTGAATCCTCAATGATTTCAGAGCGGCTTCTGGAGGCGGAGAAGCGCAATCTGGCCCATTACGGTTTCGGCATCAAAGGTTTTACCCTGTCGATGATCGAGACGGCGCTGGATATTACCGAGGGAAGGGCGCCGGGCACTGTGATCGGCGAGATCCTGGCGATTGGCCGTGATCTGCTCAGCCATCCGGTGGAAACGCTGCCCGGGGTGCGTGACGTGCTGGAAGCCTTGGCGGGACAATATTTCCTGGTGATGATTACCAAGGGCGACCTGTTCGACCAGGAACGTAAATTGGCGCAATCCGGGCTTGGCGACTTCTTCGATGCAGTGGAAATTGTTTCCGACAAAAACGCCACCACCTATCGGCGGCTTTTTTCAAAGCATGGCGATGAGCCGGAGCGCTCGATGATGGTTGGCAATTCGCTGAAATCCGACATCGTGCCAGCGTTAGCTGTCGGGGCCTGGGGTGTGTTCGTGCCCCATGAATTGACCTGGGTTTTCGAGCATGTCGAAAAGCCGCTCGACGCACCACGTTTCCGTGAATTGCCCGAGATCAGCGCCTTGCCGGAGATGGTTGCTTCGATAGGCTAA
- a CDS encoding DNA-3-methyladenine glycosylase I: protein MDSAGLIADDAGVLRCSWHGGLADYRRYHDEEWGRPVTDDHRLFEKICLEGFQSGLSWLTILRKRENFRAAFAGFDFAKVAQFDDADIARCLVDTGIVRHRGKIVSTINNARRALELQAEFGSLSAYFWRFEPGSEERPATMDYATLRANPTSPTSIRLSKELKKRGWSFVGPTTVYAFMQAMGLVNDHLEGCICRETVEQLKATFIRPT, encoded by the coding sequence ATGGATAGTGCAGGATTGATTGCAGATGATGCGGGTGTGTTGCGCTGCTCGTGGCACGGGGGGCTTGCCGATTACCGCCGCTATCATGACGAGGAATGGGGTCGCCCCGTTACCGATGATCACCGCCTGTTTGAGAAAATTTGCCTGGAAGGCTTTCAATCCGGCCTGTCCTGGCTAACCATCCTGCGTAAGCGGGAGAATTTTCGCGCTGCCTTTGCCGGTTTTGACTTTGCAAAAGTGGCTCAATTCGATGATGCGGACATTGCCCGCTGCCTTGTCGATACCGGCATCGTACGCCATCGAGGCAAGATCGTTTCCACCATCAACAATGCCCGACGTGCCTTGGAATTGCAGGCCGAATTTGGCTCCCTGTCCGCTTATTTCTGGCGCTTCGAGCCGGGTTCCGAAGAGCGCCCGGCAACAATGGATTATGCAACGCTACGCGCCAATCCCACCTCTCCCACCTCAATCCGGTTGTCGAAGGAATTGAAAAAGCGCGGCTGGAGTTTTGTCGGGCCTACCACGGTCTATGCCTTCATGCAGGCGATGGGACTGGTTAACGACCACCTGGAAGGCTGCATCTGCCGGGAGACCGTGGAGCAGTTGAAGGCTACGTTTATTCGCCCCACCTAG
- a CDS encoding L,D-transpeptidase translates to MLPPRFLLKASLALTLALTLPAIAGQAVAQDRYQIRPPVVVSPDLAAPWLLQLGVRAEPPAVNPGRPSAAQPVYYRPVSKPVPQQYRQPAASAAPLRPALQQASAMPAPRQMSPTPAQFLPQVVAYQTREKPGTLVIDTNNRFLYLVMEGGMARRYGVGVGKPGFEWAGEHKVTRKTEWPEWIPPQEMIAREAAKGHYLPARMQGGPENPLGARALYLGSTLYRIHGTNAPWTIGYGVSSGCIRMRNQDVTDLYGRVPVGTKVIVM, encoded by the coding sequence ATGCTGCCACCGCGTTTTCTCCTGAAAGCCAGTCTTGCCTTGACACTGGCGCTCACCTTGCCGGCCATAGCCGGACAGGCTGTGGCGCAGGATCGCTATCAAATCCGGCCACCGGTTGTCGTCAGCCCGGACCTTGCAGCGCCATGGCTATTGCAATTGGGTGTGCGGGCCGAGCCACCAGCCGTTAATCCGGGCAGGCCTTCTGCCGCCCAGCCGGTTTACTATCGCCCGGTGAGCAAGCCGGTACCACAGCAATATCGCCAGCCTGCCGCGTCCGCCGCACCGTTGCGGCCTGCGCTTCAACAAGCGTCAGCCATGCCCGCGCCCAGACAGATGTCGCCGACACCTGCACAATTCCTGCCGCAGGTGGTGGCCTACCAAACCAGGGAAAAGCCGGGCACGCTGGTGATCGATACCAATAATCGTTTTCTCTATCTGGTGATGGAGGGTGGAATGGCACGTCGCTATGGCGTTGGCGTCGGCAAGCCCGGTTTTGAATGGGCGGGTGAGCATAAGGTGACCCGCAAGACAGAGTGGCCGGAATGGATTCCGCCGCAGGAAATGATCGCGCGTGAAGCTGCCAAGGGCCATTATCTGCCGGCCCGCATGCAGGGTGGACCGGAAAATCCACTGGGCGCGCGGGCGCTTTATCTTGGTTCGACCCTCTACCGCATTCACGGGACCAATGCGCCATGGACAATCGGCTATGGCGTGTCTTCCGGCTGCATCCGCATGCGCAACCAGGATGTAACGGATCTCTATGGCCGCGTACCCGTGGGTACGAAAGTCATCGTGATGTGA
- a CDS encoding L,D-transpeptidase, whose protein sequence is MRMRGTGVAMAALMMAALALPASGSAAPRADDPASSTASSVVTPQMMKREVPDKFKRRLVRLRTDEVPGTIIIDTNNKFLYLVEGNNRAIRYGVGVGREGFGWSGVVNIGRKVEWPSWRPPEEMRVREARRGHVLPVVQEGGPDNPLGARAMYLYKGNRDTIFRIHGTNQPWSIGLNLSSGCIRMNNRDVEDLYARAEIGSKVIVVGPGNKQGEVSFDDRGIDLLRTIFGG, encoded by the coding sequence ATGCGGATGAGGGGAACGGGTGTGGCGATGGCCGCATTGATGATGGCAGCACTGGCCTTGCCAGCTTCGGGCTCGGCAGCACCAAGAGCGGACGATCCGGCCAGCTCGACGGCCAGCAGTGTTGTGACACCGCAGATGATGAAGCGGGAAGTTCCCGACAAGTTCAAGCGGCGGCTGGTGCGGCTCAGAACCGATGAGGTGCCGGGTACTATTATCATCGATACCAATAACAAGTTCCTCTATCTCGTCGAAGGCAATAACCGGGCGATCCGCTACGGCGTCGGTGTCGGGCGCGAAGGTTTCGGTTGGTCGGGCGTTGTCAATATCGGTCGCAAGGTGGAATGGCCAAGCTGGCGTCCGCCGGAAGAAATGCGTGTGCGGGAAGCGCGTCGTGGTCATGTCCTGCCGGTCGTGCAGGAAGGTGGACCGGATAATCCGCTCGGTGCGCGCGCCATGTATCTCTACAAGGGTAATCGCGATACGATTTTCCGCATTCATGGCACCAATCAGCCCTGGTCGATCGGGTTGAACCTGTCTTCGGGTTGCATCCGTATGAACAATAGGGATGTCGAGGATCTCTATGCCCGCGCCGAAATCGGCAGCAAGGTTATCGTCGTCGGTCCCGGTAATAAGCAAGGCGAAGTGAGTTTCGATGACCGTGGTATCGACCTGCTGCGGACGATCTTCGGCGGTTGA
- a CDS encoding LuxR C-terminal-related transcriptional regulator yields MNFTLRFQPPISTQSAIKRRAILSHLSAGGLKRVTTIIAPAGYGKTSLAAQWFDTLRAEGRSLSWLALDQEYSDQTQFLLLLLEAVNALRLEEGTGIDSSMTVASLLALLSTRLRKITEPVILFLDDYHFAQTDATEAIVARLLGDQTLNHLKLVLISRTPPRFPVSALRLKGEFRQVNIAELGFSDQEAEEFFAGQTASLSREQVAGLNKRTEGWAVALQMIRLLIAENVDGGALFTTFDGGNAEMGSYLSEQVFANLPEDVQELLLKTAPFPTVNRDLVEAVFGDAHSADLLGKLGDHALPVALLAGGGGWVRYHPVFNAFLKEEAARRGYQVQDVLERAARWFQSTGDFDAAVRHALMSGNANLAAEIVETSGGWRRVYTTSRGGASVFNSIMANVSAIDLTCFPLTTLGLSVVSAKAGHLDAANHYLGIAERADTAAPGTFTRDLRVVRVLLGLYFDRPACAEDLAALENDLTDIASTELVHRAMVLNMLSYNFLDRSDMDRALHYGHLAVQTFRDGGADFGAVHLYTHIGQAAFFSGDCSGAEEYYQQLIDEVQACIGKGTDLDALGQVLKAELLVMRGDLEAAGPCLCWALPHLERHDAWFDLLAAGFTAQQIIFRLAGDMTSAHALADRTRSAAKRRGFHRLIRLIDGARVLLLLESGDVEQAIRYAKAHGFGVEEIISVPDNNLAIHLRGLTPALLWARIHLVRGDLVRARQALSMLISQQPTKIHDLRSVELALLDMRLLIAEEKREIVATRLEDLLLTFPMEDFRAMIWIEGDDFLRELRAIAEESPMSAVLRQRLQALLPEGRTVQETSEATPLLGLSSSALTDRELAVMALLSQGFSNKEIGRKLALSDNTIKFHLRNIFSKLKVSTRTAAVGAARRAGIAL; encoded by the coding sequence ATGAACTTCACTTTGCGATTTCAGCCCCCGATCAGCACCCAGAGCGCAATCAAGCGCAGGGCAATCCTGTCGCATCTTTCCGCTGGCGGATTGAAACGGGTGACCACCATCATTGCGCCGGCTGGCTATGGCAAGACATCCCTGGCCGCGCAATGGTTCGATACCCTGCGCGCGGAAGGGCGCAGCCTGTCCTGGCTCGCACTGGATCAGGAATATAGCGACCAGACACAGTTCCTGCTGCTGCTGCTGGAAGCCGTCAATGCCCTGCGGCTGGAAGAAGGCACCGGCATCGATTCCAGCATGACCGTCGCCTCGCTTCTGGCCTTGCTATCCACGCGGTTGCGCAAGATCACCGAGCCGGTCATCCTGTTTCTGGATGATTATCACTTCGCCCAGACCGATGCGACCGAGGCAATCGTCGCGCGCCTGTTGGGCGACCAGACGCTGAACCACCTGAAACTGGTGCTGATTTCGCGCACCCCACCGCGCTTTCCGGTATCGGCCCTGCGGTTGAAAGGCGAATTCCGCCAGGTCAATATTGCCGAACTGGGGTTTTCCGACCAGGAAGCCGAGGAGTTTTTTGCCGGACAGACGGCCAGCTTGAGCCGGGAACAAGTGGCAGGGCTCAACAAAAGGACGGAGGGCTGGGCGGTTGCCTTGCAGATGATCCGGCTGCTGATTGCCGAAAATGTCGATGGCGGCGCGTTGTTCACCACCTTCGACGGCGGCAATGCCGAAATGGGCAGCTATTTGTCGGAGCAGGTGTTTGCCAATCTGCCGGAAGATGTGCAGGAACTGCTGTTAAAGACCGCACCTTTCCCCACCGTCAACCGCGATCTGGTCGAGGCCGTCTTCGGCGATGCCCATAGCGCCGATTTGCTTGGCAAGCTGGGAGACCATGCCCTGCCGGTTGCTCTGCTGGCAGGCGGTGGAGGCTGGGTTCGCTATCACCCGGTGTTCAACGCCTTCCTGAAGGAAGAGGCCGCTCGACGTGGATACCAAGTTCAGGATGTTTTGGAGCGGGCGGCGCGCTGGTTCCAATCGACCGGGGATTTCGATGCTGCCGTGCGCCACGCGCTGATGAGTGGCAATGCCAATCTGGCCGCTGAAATTGTCGAGACCAGCGGCGGCTGGCGGCGGGTCTATACGACCAGCCGAGGCGGTGCCAGCGTGTTCAACTCCATCATGGCCAATGTCTCGGCCATTGATCTCACCTGTTTTCCGCTGACCACGCTTGGCCTGTCGGTGGTCAGTGCCAAAGCCGGGCATCTTGATGCCGCCAATCATTATCTCGGCATTGCTGAGCGGGCCGACACGGCTGCTCCAGGCACGTTTACCAGGGATCTCCGGGTGGTCCGTGTCCTGCTGGGGCTGTATTTCGACCGCCCTGCCTGCGCTGAAGACTTGGCAGCACTGGAAAACGATCTGACAGACATTGCCAGCACCGAACTCGTACACCGCGCCATGGTGTTGAATATGCTGTCTTATAATTTCCTTGACCGCAGCGATATGGATCGAGCCCTACATTACGGCCATCTCGCGGTTCAAACCTTCCGTGACGGCGGTGCTGATTTCGGCGCGGTACATCTTTACACTCATATCGGCCAGGCTGCTTTTTTCAGTGGCGATTGCTCCGGGGCTGAGGAATATTATCAACAGCTGATCGATGAAGTGCAGGCCTGCATTGGCAAGGGCACCGATCTCGATGCCTTGGGACAGGTACTGAAGGCCGAACTGCTGGTCATGCGTGGTGACCTGGAGGCAGCCGGGCCTTGCCTGTGCTGGGCCTTACCGCATCTGGAGCGCCACGATGCCTGGTTCGATCTTCTGGCCGCTGGCTTTACCGCCCAACAGATAATCTTCCGCCTCGCAGGCGACATGACCTCGGCCCATGCGCTGGCGGACCGGACACGCTCAGCCGCCAAACGGCGCGGTTTTCATCGATTGATCCGGTTGATCGACGGCGCCCGGGTGTTGCTCCTGTTGGAAAGCGGTGATGTCGAGCAGGCGATCCGCTACGCAAAGGCCCATGGTTTCGGTGTGGAGGAAATCATTTCGGTGCCGGATAATAATCTGGCGATCCATTTGCGTGGATTGACGCCAGCTTTGCTTTGGGCACGCATCCATCTGGTTCGCGGCGATCTTGTACGCGCCAGACAAGCGCTTTCCATGCTGATCAGCCAGCAACCAACGAAAATCCACGATCTTCGCAGCGTGGAACTGGCGCTTCTCGACATGCGTCTGTTGATCGCCGAGGAAAAACGGGAAATCGTTGCAACCCGGCTGGAAGATCTGTTGCTGACCTTTCCGATGGAAGATTTTCGCGCCATGATCTGGATTGAAGGTGACGATTTCCTGCGCGAACTCAGGGCAATTGCCGAGGAAAGCCCTATGTCGGCAGTTCTGCGTCAACGGCTGCAAGCGCTGTTGCCGGAAGGACGAACGGTACAGGAAACAAGCGAAGCCACGCCGCTTCTCGGTCTCTCGTCATCCGCGCTGACAGACAGGGAACTTGCTGTCATGGCGCTTCTCAGCCAAGGTTTCAGCAATAAGGAAATCGGCCGCAAACTGGCCTTGAGCGATAACACGATCAAGTTTCATCTGCGCAATATTTTCTCAAAGCTGAAGGTCAGTACCCGTACCGCCGCAGTCGGCGCCGCTCGCCGCGCTGGTATCGCACTGTAA
- a CDS encoding 4'-phosphopantetheinyl transferase superfamily protein, translated as MSGSGSADRKTGLGPAVSFLPELHTTLVFSAKESLFKCLYPLVGKMFWFEDALIRIDPDRDGLFTAELLSRLHVEFPAGTVIEGRFCLTPGLVHTGISLAKDEAVF; from the coding sequence ATGTCCGGGAGCGGATCTGCGGACCGGAAGACCGGTTTGGGGCCAGCAGTCTCTTTTTTGCCGGAACTTCATACCACCTTGGTATTCTCCGCCAAGGAGAGCCTGTTCAAATGTCTTTATCCTTTGGTTGGAAAAATGTTCTGGTTCGAAGACGCGCTGATCCGGATCGATCCGGATCGGGATGGTCTGTTTACCGCCGAATTGCTGTCACGCCTCCATGTGGAATTTCCGGCGGGAACAGTGATCGAAGGACGCTTTTGCCTGACGCCGGGTCTGGTTCATACCGGCATCAGCCTTGCGAAAGATGAGGCCGTGTTTTAA
- the recX gene encoding recombination regulator RecX, translating into MTGEAHILFDSEAQPDPLQPKPRMLAWARNSAAYRLGRRMMSERELRDAVSRKARQKYEGIEPETVDALAAEAVRFGRQMLALDDDAYAQIKSQSAARSGKSRRAIAQALARKGIEKEVVQAALEDMDDLPAAIRFARKRGYGPFRRSDGDERQRMKEMAGMARNGFSFDLAQRVLAMSREEAEEFLLQQPL; encoded by the coding sequence ATGACAGGCGAGGCACACATCCTGTTCGACAGCGAGGCGCAACCGGACCCTTTGCAGCCGAAACCGCGGATGCTGGCCTGGGCGCGCAATTCTGCCGCCTATCGCCTTGGCCGCCGAATGATGAGCGAGCGGGAATTGCGCGATGCCGTCTCCCGCAAGGCACGACAGAAATATGAGGGCATCGAGCCCGAGACGGTGGATGCGCTGGCAGCAGAAGCTGTGCGATTTGGCCGCCAGATGCTGGCGCTGGACGATGATGCCTATGCGCAGATCAAATCGCAATCAGCAGCGCGCAGCGGCAAATCCAGACGTGCTATCGCCCAGGCTTTGGCGCGCAAGGGTATCGAGAAAGAGGTGGTGCAGGCGGCGCTGGAGGATATGGACGATCTGCCCGCCGCCATTCGCTTTGCCCGAAAACGCGGCTATGGCCCCTTTCGCCGCAGCGATGGCGATGAACGGCAGAGAATGAAGGAAATGGCGGGCATGGCACGCAATGGATTTAGCTTCGATCTGGCGCAACGCGTGCTTGCCATGTCGCGCGAAGAAGCCGAAGAGTTTTTGCTGCAACAGCCGTTGTGA